A section of the Elizabethkingia anophelis R26 genome encodes:
- a CDS encoding sulfatase-like hydrolase/transferase, with amino-acid sequence MKKFTFLFPLISILLLLSCNDNNNEPLDSAQKVAEKYQTKNVVLLVVDGPRISETWEGANKENIPNRANLLQQGVFISDFKNNGTTNTNPGHSAMCSGVYESIQNNGKELPGFPSVMQQWLKYTGADKTKAWVIASKDKLEVLNNCKLEGWKDKFQPSADCGISGNGSDYRDDAVTVANTKEVMKKYSPNIIVVNLKDVDSYGHNNNWKEYIKAIKTTDASIKEIWDYIQSLPSYKDKTTLIVSNDHGRHIDSKGGFQNHGDDCTGCRHIEFFAMGPDFKKNATINTGNYEQIDIANTIAELLQFPLQYSKGKVIKDVFK; translated from the coding sequence ATGAAGAAATTCACATTCCTATTTCCTCTTATTTCTATATTGTTATTACTTTCATGTAATGATAATAATAATGAGCCGCTTGATTCCGCTCAAAAGGTGGCAGAAAAATACCAGACAAAAAATGTTGTTTTGTTGGTGGTAGATGGTCCTCGTATTTCCGAAACTTGGGAGGGTGCAAATAAAGAGAATATTCCGAACAGGGCAAATCTTTTGCAACAAGGAGTTTTTATAAGTGACTTTAAAAATAACGGTACTACAAATACCAATCCCGGACATAGTGCAATGTGCAGCGGAGTTTATGAGTCCATACAGAATAACGGAAAAGAATTGCCCGGTTTTCCTTCAGTAATGCAACAGTGGTTGAAATATACAGGAGCTGATAAAACTAAAGCATGGGTTATTGCTTCTAAAGATAAACTCGAGGTTCTGAATAATTGTAAGCTTGAAGGTTGGAAAGATAAATTTCAGCCCAGTGCAGATTGTGGTATTAGTGGTAATGGATCCGATTACCGAGATGATGCTGTAACGGTAGCTAATACAAAAGAGGTGATGAAGAAATATAGTCCTAATATTATTGTTGTAAACCTTAAAGATGTTGATTCTTATGGTCATAATAATAACTGGAAAGAATATATTAAAGCTATAAAAACAACAGATGCTTCCATTAAAGAGATATGGGATTATATCCAGTCTTTACCTTCTTATAAGGATAAGACCACATTAATTGTGAGTAATGATCACGGAAGACATATTGACAGTAAAGGTGGATTTCAGAATCATGGTGATGATTGTACAGGCTGCAGACATATCGAATTCTTTGCAATGGGACCCGACTTTAAAAAGAATGCTACCATTAATACGGGTAATTATGAGCAGATAGATATCGCCAATACGATTGCAGAACTTCTGCAGTTTCCGCTGCAGTATTCGAAAGGGAAAGTGATAAAAGATGTATTTAAATAA
- a CDS encoding Dps family protein, producing the protein MKNSNLIGLKAEDCKNIAEKLNVLLSNYSIFYQNTRGAHWNIKGDLFFTLHPKFEELYNSLILKIDEIAERILTLGAQPQHNYSFYIKNSSIKESNEVSDGRKCVEDILASFKTIIELQRELLDITDEAGDEGTNSLMSDYITEQEKEVWMYSSFLGK; encoded by the coding sequence ATGAAAAATTCTAATTTAATAGGACTAAAAGCAGAAGACTGCAAAAATATTGCTGAAAAATTAAACGTTTTATTGTCAAACTATTCAATCTTTTACCAGAACACACGTGGAGCACACTGGAATATAAAAGGCGATTTATTCTTCACACTTCACCCAAAATTTGAAGAGCTTTATAACAGCCTTATATTAAAGATTGACGAAATTGCTGAAAGAATTCTTACACTAGGTGCACAACCACAGCATAATTATTCATTCTATATTAAAAACTCATCTATTAAAGAGAGTAACGAAGTAAGCGACGGTCGCAAATGCGTTGAAGACATTCTTGCTTCTTTTAAAACAATAATTGAACTTCAGAGAGAACTGCTCGATATCACAGATGAAGCAGGTGATGAGGGTACAAACTCTTTAATGAGCGACTACATTACAGAACAAGAAAAAGAAGTGTGGATGTACAGTTCTTTCCTTGGAAAATAA
- the pncB gene encoding nicotinate phosphoribosyltransferase, whose amino-acid sequence MLEDHNVRLVSILDNDFYKFTMQCAVVKLFPSEVVKYDFINRGKHEYPEGFADELKKAVNAMSQLKLTKEEKQFLKKTCPYLDLPYIDFLEGYRYDPSEVHIKQEGSNLEVQVSGLWYRTILWEVPLLCLISELYYSMKDLQREDDETIIQKTIEKEKKFKNLQVPFAEFGTRRRHSYRVHRLVMQALTSMEDSTFTGSSNVHMAMLYNVKPIGTHAHEWFMFHAAEYGFKMANSLSLEHWVDVYRGDLGVALSDTYTTDVFFQQFDKKFAKLFDGVRHDSGDPIEFANKTIEHYKKHGINPLFKYIIFSDALNPEKVEEITKACRGRIGISFGIGTNLTNDVGLAPSNIVMKLISVKGINNEWIPTVKLSDEKGKYTGDPKMIELAKEFLQIKD is encoded by the coding sequence ATGTTAGAAGATCACAACGTAAGATTGGTTTCCATATTAGACAATGATTTTTATAAATTCACTATGCAATGTGCTGTTGTAAAGCTATTTCCAAGTGAGGTTGTAAAATATGATTTTATAAACCGTGGCAAACACGAATACCCTGAAGGTTTTGCAGATGAACTGAAAAAAGCTGTCAATGCAATGTCTCAACTCAAACTAACGAAAGAAGAAAAACAATTCTTAAAAAAAACATGTCCATATCTGGATTTACCATATATAGACTTTCTGGAAGGTTACCGTTACGATCCCTCTGAGGTGCACATCAAACAGGAAGGAAGTAATCTGGAAGTACAGGTTTCAGGATTATGGTACCGCACCATCTTATGGGAAGTTCCTTTATTGTGTCTGATAAGTGAGCTTTATTACTCCATGAAAGACCTCCAAAGAGAAGATGATGAAACGATTATTCAGAAAACTATAGAAAAAGAGAAAAAGTTTAAAAATCTTCAGGTTCCTTTTGCTGAGTTTGGAACAAGAAGAAGACACTCTTACAGGGTACACCGGTTAGTCATGCAGGCTCTTACAAGTATGGAAGACTCTACCTTTACAGGATCTTCCAATGTACATATGGCCATGTTATACAATGTAAAACCAATTGGCACACACGCACATGAATGGTTCATGTTTCATGCAGCAGAATATGGTTTCAAAATGGCAAACTCCCTATCTCTGGAACACTGGGTAGATGTTTACCGCGGAGATTTAGGAGTAGCACTTTCCGACACCTATACTACAGATGTTTTTTTTCAGCAGTTCGATAAAAAATTTGCAAAACTATTCGATGGCGTAAGGCATGACAGTGGAGATCCTATTGAATTTGCCAACAAAACCATAGAACATTATAAAAAACACGGCATCAACCCATTATTTAAATACATTATTTTCTCGGATGCGCTGAACCCGGAAAAGGTTGAAGAAATTACCAAAGCCTGCCGTGGCAGAATCGGAATTTCTTTCGGGATAGGAACCAATCTGACAAACGATGTTGGTCTTGCACCAAGCAACATCGTAATGAAACTTATAAGTGTGAAAGGAATTAACAACGAATGGATCCCGACAGTAAAACTCTCTGATGAAAAAGGTAAATATACCGGCGATCCTAAAATGATAGAACTGGCAAAAGAGTTTTTACAGATAAAAGACTAA
- a CDS encoding YciI family protein, which produces MKTKIFLTGITVLLTVFIQAQTQSAYNEKLAKELGADKYGMKKYMFIILKSGKTELTDKAKRAELIKGHLTNIGKLAEAGKLIVAGPFLEKNDKNYRGIFILNSDNKEEAETLLKSDPAIAAGIFDVEIYPWYGSAALPTYLENHKKIVKENP; this is translated from the coding sequence ATGAAAACAAAAATTTTTCTGACAGGAATAACAGTACTGTTAACTGTATTCATACAAGCACAAACTCAATCTGCATATAATGAAAAATTGGCAAAAGAATTGGGAGCAGACAAATACGGAATGAAAAAATACATGTTTATCATCTTGAAGTCCGGAAAAACAGAACTAACAGACAAAGCAAAAAGAGCGGAACTTATAAAAGGCCACCTCACTAACATCGGAAAACTTGCCGAAGCCGGAAAACTTATAGTAGCCGGACCATTTTTGGAAAAGAATGACAAAAATTACAGAGGTATTTTTATCCTTAACTCCGATAATAAAGAGGAAGCAGAAACTCTTCTAAAAAGCGATCCTGCTATTGCTGCCGGCATTTTCGATGTAGAAATATATCCGTGGTATGGATCTGCAGCACTTCCCACCTACCTGGAAAATCATAAAAAAATAGTTAAAGAAAATCCTTAG
- a CDS encoding TspO/MBR family protein: protein MKRQIDWKALAACISFHVFVFFIIHALTPANSFNVWYNQLDKPLFTPPSNFLFRTIFLMYIFSGIAFYFIWRAKENRFKHRQKALTYYYIIFVLISLWFIIFFNFKLLDLAVIVNIITWVLTIILFFLFKRVSKTASYLILPTLLWDTFNMVLAWGFWQLNH, encoded by the coding sequence ATGAAAAGACAAATTGACTGGAAGGCTTTAGCTGCATGTATATCCTTTCATGTATTTGTATTTTTCATTATACACGCTTTAACGCCTGCAAATTCATTTAATGTATGGTATAATCAATTGGACAAACCACTTTTCACTCCTCCATCTAACTTTTTATTCCGGACTATATTTTTAATGTATATCTTTTCCGGTATCGCATTTTACTTTATTTGGAGGGCCAAAGAGAATCGTTTCAAACATCGCCAGAAAGCGCTTACTTATTATTACATCATTTTCGTACTCATATCTTTATGGTTCATTATTTTCTTTAACTTCAAATTATTAGATCTTGCAGTTATTGTAAATATTATTACATGGGTACTGACCATAATTTTATTCTTTCTCTTCAAGCGAGTTTCAAAAACGGCGAGCTACCTCATACTCCCTACTTTACTATGGGACACTTTCAATATGGTTTTAGCCTGGGGATTCTGGCAGCTCAATCATTAA
- the rmuC gene encoding DNA recombination protein RmuC yields MEITYLLIGFIVGGIIGAVILYFVSKSSAVSRKSYNELNNSYIKSISDLENINLKNQELTQSINKEKELNQQQSDLLSDLKNEFAKISAEYSALNYQCQEQKQINTKQVSQIENLIAEKQTLFAKNSELSAINESLQKSLETQKEEITKIQEEAKLQFENLANKILEEKTEKFTTLNQNSLKTILEPFQDKIAELKNRVNEAYEKENKERFSLAEKVRELAELNQQISEDAKKLTRALKGESKTQGNWGEMILESILEKSGLVKGREYYLEHELRDENNKAIYSEFSGKKMRPDAVVKYPDERNVIIDSKVSLTAFTELVDETDSEIYTIKLNQHLSSIKNHIQQLSQKAYDDYGKSLDFVMMFIPSEPAYIAAMQADQNLWNYAYERRILLLNPSNLITSLKLIADLWKREYQNRNTMEIAERGAKLYDKFVGFVENLEKVGKGLDQAKNAYTDAYKQLSTGNDNLVTQTQKLRALGIKSKKELPQSLIENSESIEE; encoded by the coding sequence ATGGAAATAACCTATTTACTTATTGGATTTATTGTTGGTGGAATTATTGGTGCCGTTATTTTGTATTTTGTTTCAAAATCATCAGCCGTTTCCAGAAAATCGTATAATGAACTAAACAATTCATACATCAAGAGCATTTCAGATTTAGAAAATATCAATCTGAAAAATCAGGAACTTACCCAGAGTATTAACAAGGAAAAAGAACTAAATCAGCAACAATCTGACTTATTAAGCGACCTGAAAAATGAGTTTGCCAAAATATCAGCTGAATACTCAGCTCTTAACTATCAATGTCAGGAACAGAAGCAAATAAATACAAAACAAGTATCTCAGATTGAAAACCTTATAGCTGAGAAACAAACATTATTTGCCAAAAATTCTGAACTATCTGCTATTAACGAAAGTTTACAGAAATCTCTTGAAACCCAAAAAGAAGAGATAACCAAAATACAGGAAGAAGCAAAGCTTCAATTTGAAAACCTGGCCAATAAAATTCTGGAAGAAAAGACAGAAAAATTCACTACACTTAATCAAAACAGCCTTAAAACAATTCTGGAACCTTTCCAGGATAAGATTGCTGAATTAAAAAACAGGGTAAATGAAGCTTATGAAAAGGAAAACAAAGAACGTTTTTCTCTGGCCGAAAAAGTAAGAGAACTTGCGGAATTAAATCAACAGATCTCTGAAGATGCTAAAAAGCTGACAAGAGCTCTAAAAGGAGAAAGCAAAACTCAGGGAAACTGGGGCGAAATGATTCTGGAAAGCATTCTGGAAAAATCAGGATTGGTAAAAGGAAGAGAATATTATCTTGAACATGAACTCCGCGATGAGAACAACAAGGCTATCTATTCTGAATTCTCCGGAAAAAAAATGCGCCCGGACGCTGTTGTAAAATATCCTGATGAAAGAAATGTGATTATAGATTCCAAAGTTTCCTTAACAGCTTTCACTGAGCTTGTAGACGAAACTGATTCTGAAATCTATACTATAAAACTCAACCAACATTTATCATCCATTAAAAATCATATCCAACAGCTTAGCCAGAAAGCCTATGATGATTATGGAAAATCTCTGGACTTCGTTATGATGTTTATCCCTAGTGAACCGGCTTATATTGCAGCAATGCAGGCTGACCAGAATCTATGGAACTACGCTTATGAGAGAAGAATCCTATTACTGAATCCGAGTAACCTTATTACATCTCTTAAGCTAATTGCAGATTTGTGGAAAAGAGAATACCAAAACAGAAATACAATGGAGATCGCTGAAAGAGGTGCGAAATTGTATGATAAATTTGTAGGCTTTGTAGAAAATTTGGAGAAAGTAGGAAAAGGGCTTGATCAAGCCAAAAATGCATATACCGATGCCTACAAACAGCTTTCAACTGGAAACGACAACCTTGTTACACAAACCCAGAAGCTAAGAGCACTGGGGATTAAAAGCAAAAAAGAGCTTCCACAGAGTCTTATTGAAAACAGCGAAAGTATAGAAGAATAA
- a CDS encoding TrmH family RNA methyltransferase, whose translation MQIESLQNDKIKKLTRLISKNNERRKNGVFIVEGVQENERAIQFGYTPTEFFICNDIFHGELPKAPVNYVSAKVYESIAYRGSSEGIVGIYEEKQNNLKYFTPKANSGIILLESIEKPGNLGAVLRSCEAFGIDAIIITDPKTDFYNPNVIRSSVGCLFGMNFFQTDNESAMDFFRQHDYQIITTFMDDNTKQIQTADFNKRTVACFGTEHSGLSDFWRDKGTNYLIPMTGSIDSLNLSNAVAITCYEILRQKI comes from the coding sequence ATGCAAATAGAAAGTCTACAGAACGATAAAATCAAAAAATTAACCCGCCTTATTTCTAAAAACAATGAACGTCGCAAAAACGGAGTTTTCATTGTAGAAGGCGTACAGGAAAACGAAAGAGCTATTCAATTCGGCTATACCCCTACTGAGTTCTTTATCTGTAATGACATATTTCATGGTGAACTTCCAAAGGCTCCGGTTAATTATGTTTCGGCAAAAGTCTATGAATCCATTGCATACAGAGGTTCTTCAGAAGGTATAGTCGGCATATATGAGGAAAAACAAAATAACCTGAAATACTTCACCCCAAAGGCTAATTCCGGAATCATCCTTTTGGAAAGTATAGAAAAACCGGGTAATCTTGGTGCAGTTTTGAGAAGTTGTGAAGCTTTCGGAATAGATGCCATTATTATTACCGATCCTAAAACTGATTTCTATAATCCAAACGTAATACGCTCTAGTGTAGGATGTCTGTTCGGAATGAATTTCTTTCAAACAGATAATGAATCTGCTATGGATTTCTTTAGACAGCACGATTATCAGATTATTACAACATTCATGGATGATAATACCAAACAAATCCAAACAGCTGATTTTAACAAGAGGACTGTAGCCTGCTTCGGTACAGAACATTCCGGATTAAGCGATTTTTGGAGAGACAAAGGCACCAACTATCTGATTCCGATGACGGGCAGCATAGATTCTCTTAACCTGAGTAATGCTGTAGCAATTACATGCTATGAAATCCTGAGACAAAAGATATAA
- a CDS encoding 5-formyltetrahydrofolate cyclo-ligase codes for MLSSLKSELRKKYLKERKAMSSEDVAFLSEKIFNQYLLQFNVSENQNIHIFLPISAKNEINTHLWIDYFWKKNVNVFIPKMVANEIISIAYKPDTELALNPWGILEPVSNIAKAVDFDQVITPLLYADRQGNRIGYGKGFYDRFFSSVKKSVLKIGINYFAPDELIQDADKFDIKLDYLVLPDGMLSFLGGPLNSTK; via the coding sequence ATGCTTAGTTCATTAAAATCAGAGCTTAGAAAAAAATATTTAAAAGAAAGAAAAGCAATGTCTTCAGAAGACGTTGCTTTTTTGTCTGAAAAGATCTTTAATCAGTATCTTTTACAATTCAATGTTTCTGAAAACCAGAATATTCATATCTTTTTGCCAATATCTGCTAAAAATGAGATTAATACCCATTTGTGGATTGATTACTTCTGGAAGAAGAATGTTAATGTCTTTATTCCTAAGATGGTAGCTAATGAGATTATCTCAATAGCTTATAAGCCAGATACGGAACTAGCATTAAACCCATGGGGGATATTAGAGCCTGTATCCAATATTGCCAAAGCAGTAGATTTCGATCAGGTTATTACGCCATTACTATATGCTGATAGACAGGGGAACAGGATAGGCTATGGAAAAGGTTTCTACGACAGATTTTTCAGTTCTGTCAAAAAATCGGTATTAAAAATAGGAATCAATTATTTTGCTCCTGATGAATTGATTCAGGATGCAGATAAATTTGATATAAAATTGGATTATTTAGTCTTACCGGACGGAATGCTGTCTTTCTTAGGTGGACCTTTAAACTCTACAAAATAG
- the trhO gene encoding oxygen-dependent tRNA uridine(34) hydroxylase TrhO, with the protein MQLYNTLSAEERAKLIDEAGKERLTLSFYAYAKIEDPKKFRDELFIAWNALDALGRIYVANEGINAQMSVPADHFEEFRNTLEAYDFMKGIRLNVAVEQDNYSFLKLTIKVRHKIVADGLNDDSFDVTNKGVHLKAQEFNDLLEDPNTIVVDFRNHYESEVGHFEGAITPDVENFRESLPIINEQLQDFKEDKNLLMYCTGGIRCEKASAYFKHQGFKNVYQLEGGIIEYTRQIKEEGIKSKFIGKNFVFDHRLGERITDDIISQCHQCGKPCDNHTNCANDACHLLFIQCDECKAAMENCCSTECLEITHLPLEEQVALRKGLQVGNKVFRKGKSDALKFKNSGDLSTQPLGKVTTKPETKDIRQKIKVKKTLIGKAEHYYSKSKIAQFLIENKELSVGDKVLISGPTTGDQEIVITQIHVNGGPCETAKAGDQITFELPFRVRLSDKLYKID; encoded by the coding sequence ATGCAACTGTATAACACATTAAGCGCAGAAGAAAGAGCTAAGCTTATTGATGAAGCTGGTAAGGAACGTCTTACGTTGTCTTTCTATGCGTATGCCAAAATTGAAGATCCAAAAAAATTTCGCGACGAATTATTTATAGCCTGGAATGCGCTCGACGCTCTCGGTCGTATTTATGTGGCGAATGAAGGAATTAATGCTCAAATGAGTGTTCCTGCTGATCATTTTGAAGAATTTCGCAATACGTTGGAAGCATACGATTTTATGAAAGGGATTCGTTTAAATGTAGCGGTTGAGCAGGATAATTATTCTTTTTTAAAATTGACCATAAAAGTGAGACATAAAATTGTCGCTGATGGTTTAAATGATGACTCTTTTGATGTTACGAATAAAGGAGTTCACTTAAAAGCACAAGAATTTAATGATTTATTGGAAGATCCCAATACTATTGTAGTCGATTTTAGAAATCACTATGAAAGTGAGGTGGGACATTTTGAAGGTGCTATCACTCCTGATGTAGAAAACTTTAGAGAAAGTTTACCTATTATAAATGAACAGTTACAAGATTTTAAAGAGGATAAAAACCTGTTAATGTATTGTACTGGTGGAATTCGTTGTGAGAAAGCCAGTGCTTACTTCAAACATCAAGGTTTTAAAAACGTTTATCAATTGGAAGGCGGAATTATTGAATATACGCGCCAGATAAAGGAAGAAGGTATAAAAAGTAAATTTATCGGGAAAAACTTCGTATTTGACCACCGATTAGGTGAACGAATTACAGATGATATCATTTCGCAATGTCACCAGTGTGGTAAACCTTGCGACAATCATACGAACTGTGCTAATGATGCTTGTCATCTATTGTTTATCCAATGTGATGAGTGTAAAGCAGCAATGGAAAACTGTTGTTCTACAGAATGTCTGGAAATAACCCATTTACCTTTAGAAGAGCAGGTTGCATTAAGAAAAGGCTTACAGGTTGGAAATAAGGTTTTCAGAAAAGGAAAATCTGATGCTTTGAAATTTAAAAATTCTGGTGATCTGTCGACTCAGCCTTTAGGAAAAGTGACAACAAAACCTGAAACGAAAGATATTCGTCAGAAAATAAAAGTTAAAAAAACTTTAATCGGAAAAGCTGAACATTATTATTCAAAATCGAAAATTGCACAGTTTTTAATTGAGAATAAAGAACTTTCGGTAGGGGATAAAGTTTTGATTTCCGGGCCAACAACAGGTGATCAGGAAATTGTAATTACCCAGATCCACGTAAATGGAGGCCCTTGTGAAACTGCAAAAGCAGGAGATCAGATCACTTTTGAGCTTCCTTTCAGAGTTCGTTTGTCGGACAAACTATACAAAATAGATTAG
- a CDS encoding trypsin-like peptidase domain-containing protein, which produces MDFKKIMPLAVVGVLSAATTVGTLHYFDSNHDTNGDFNYFHTSRKDGQFASLNAVALGDDFVKASKTAVPAVVTIKNYQSNAGRNRGMDQDLFDFFFGDPFGGRKQQPQQQQPPKDMPSGLGSGVIISPDGYIITNNHVVANANKLEVVLSNKKSYTANLIGTDPSTDIALLKIEDKGLPYLNFANSDLAEVGQWVLAIGNPLGLNSTVTAGIISAKGRSIDLLSQQSKTPIESFIQTDAVINRGNSGGALININGDLIGINSAISSSSGYYEGYGFAVPSNLARKVVEDIKKFGIVQRGFLGVSNLDLSDEMLIRQYNQQYKTNIKPGIGMYVINVADNSGALDAGIKKGDIITKIDGQNITNFADLSLAIGSKRPGDVVKVSYQRNGKENTTSVTLKDQDGNTKFRSKADLPVAEKLGADFQPLTERDKVYFGLDSGVGVVNVTDNGLLASIGIGERNIITEINGKPVNSKKDVEKILNNYKGQVNVKYLDDNGRMTSRGFKMP; this is translated from the coding sequence ATGGATTTCAAAAAAATTATGCCGTTGGCTGTAGTAGGAGTCCTTTCTGCAGCGACTACTGTAGGCACCCTTCACTACTTTGACAGTAATCATGATACAAATGGAGATTTCAACTATTTCCATACTTCGAGAAAAGACGGGCAATTTGCCAGCCTTAATGCAGTAGCATTAGGAGATGATTTTGTAAAAGCATCTAAAACTGCAGTTCCTGCTGTTGTTACAATTAAAAACTACCAGAGCAATGCCGGAAGAAACCGTGGAATGGATCAGGATCTGTTCGACTTCTTCTTTGGTGACCCATTTGGAGGAAGAAAACAGCAACCTCAGCAGCAGCAACCTCCAAAGGATATGCCTTCGGGTCTTGGTTCGGGAGTTATTATTTCTCCGGATGGCTATATCATTACCAACAACCACGTGGTAGCTAATGCTAACAAGTTGGAAGTTGTACTAAGCAATAAAAAAAGCTATACCGCAAACCTGATAGGAACAGACCCGAGCACAGATATTGCACTTTTGAAAATTGAAGACAAAGGTCTTCCATATCTAAACTTTGCTAACTCAGATTTAGCAGAAGTTGGACAATGGGTATTAGCTATTGGTAATCCACTAGGTCTTAATTCTACTGTTACTGCCGGAATTATTTCTGCAAAAGGAAGAAGTATAGACTTACTAAGCCAGCAAAGTAAAACTCCGATAGAATCATTTATCCAGACTGATGCTGTAATTAACAGAGGAAACAGTGGTGGTGCATTAATCAATATCAATGGAGATTTAATTGGCATCAACTCTGCGATTTCGTCTTCATCAGGATATTATGAAGGTTATGGATTTGCAGTACCTTCCAATCTTGCCAGAAAAGTTGTAGAAGATATTAAGAAGTTCGGTATTGTTCAGAGAGGTTTCCTGGGTGTAAGCAATCTGGATCTTTCTGACGAAATGCTTATCAGACAATACAACCAGCAATACAAAACAAACATAAAACCAGGAATTGGTATGTATGTTATTAATGTTGCTGATAATAGCGGTGCATTAGATGCGGGTATCAAAAAAGGTGATATCATCACTAAAATAGACGGACAAAACATTACAAACTTTGCTGATCTTTCTCTTGCCATCGGTAGTAAAAGACCCGGAGATGTTGTAAAAGTAAGCTACCAAAGAAATGGTAAGGAAAATACTACATCTGTAACCTTAAAAGATCAGGATGGAAATACTAAATTCCGCAGCAAAGCCGATTTGCCTGTAGCTGAAAAGCTTGGAGCAGATTTCCAACCTTTAACTGAGCGCGACAAAGTATACTTTGGACTAGACAGCGGTGTAGGTGTTGTAAATGTTACCGACAATGGCTTATTGGCTTCAATTGGTATCGGTGAAAGAAACATTATCACTGAGATCAATGGTAAACCTGTAAATTCTAAAAAAGATGTTGAGAAAATCCTGAATAACTATAAAGGTCAGGTGAATGTAAAATATCTTGATGATAATGGCAGAATGACCAGCAGAGGTTTCAAAATGCCTTAA